The Sporosarcina sp. Marseille-Q4943 genome includes the window CATCAATGCTTCATTCCCTTAAGGGCGCGAGGCTCGCAGTTTTGACAAATGGTTTCAAAGACGTTCAATTGGCCCGTATCGCCGCTTCCGGTTTATCCGGCGTATTCGAAGCAATCTTCACGTCTGAAGAGATTGGTTTCCAAAAGCCACAACGAGAAATCTTCGAGCATGTATTTAAACAGTTGCAAATCAAGGACAAATCCCGTGTCTTGATGATCGGGGACTCGCTTTCTTCGGATATTCGAGGAGGCAACAACTTCGGCATTGATACGTGCTGGTACAATCCGAAGCGGAAAGAGAATAACGGCTTGGCTCAGCCTACGTATGAAATTCATGATTGGAAAGATTTCCAGTTCATTGGCACTCAAACGATCGCGTCCAGTTAAAGGATGCGATCGTTTTTTATTTTCTTTCTTCATAGAGTGCCGGCTTAAGGCAATTTACTCGACGCGTTGCCACCGTCGCTAGAATTCATGATTTATTGCCAAGAAATACGAAACCCTCTCCAACTTTTGATTCCTTCCCATTCAAACATTCAGGAGAATTCTCATACAACAAGATCATTCTTCATATTATTCCTCACGATGAATTGAATTTATTGAGAAAGCAGGGAGGAAGTTGTTAATCGGAATAATTGTATTGGCGGGTTTACTATTAATCGGATTCATATACGAAAAATTATCACGGCGCAGGGATGCGGAAAGACCATATCCGGGTGAATTGATTGATGTCGGCGGCTATCGTCTCCATACAACGGATGACGGTAAAGGTGCGCCTACAATCGTCATCCTTCATGGTGCGGGCGATTGCTCTTATTCATGGATGCATGTTCGCAAAGAAATATCCAAGTTTACGAGGGTCATTACCTATGACCGTGCAGGCATGGGTTCAAGTGACCTCGGTCCCGTGCCGACCCCCGACCATACCGTCATAGAACTTCAGAACCTGCTGGAGACGGCTGGAGGCCAGGGACCTTATGTACTTGTCGGTCATTCATTAGGGGGGCTTATTGCCCGACTGTACGCTTTGAAGTATCCGAACCAGGTGGCTGGTCTCGTGTTATTAGATTCAACGCATGAGTCACTGAAGGAAGACGTAAAGTTCAAGCAAGGCTTTGCAATTATCGGTGTTATGCTGAAGACAATGAGGCTGGTCTCCCCGTTCGGGATTCCACGGTTCCTCGGTGACGTTTTGGGTGTCATTCCGATGTTCGGCAATGAACTTTCCTATTACAAACGCCAGCTGGACGCAGAAGAATATAGGCTATGGAAAGGGAATGTCTACAGTATCTTTGCCGAAAAGACAGCTGGATTGGAATTTAAGGGTGCATGGGCGCATTTGGAGGCAGCTGCGAATCAATTACAAAACAGTATGGAAAAGCCTCAATTCGG containing:
- a CDS encoding YjjG family noncanonical pyrimidine nucleotidase → MNYDVFLFDLDDTLMDFGETEKNAFTNVFTTHGFPNALADFRDTYRAVSTVLWEDLEQGRITLAELKTERFRRLFLEHGLEMDAEQFGQLYLDHLGKEVHLIEGVASMLHSLKGARLAVLTNGFKDVQLARIAASGLSGVFEAIFTSEEIGFQKPQREIFEHVFKQLQIKDKSRVLMIGDSLSSDIRGGNNFGIDTCWYNPKRKENNGLAQPTYEIHDWKDFQFIGTQTIASS
- a CDS encoding alpha/beta hydrolase, whose product is MLIGIIVLAGLLLIGFIYEKLSRRRDAERPYPGELIDVGGYRLHTTDDGKGAPTIVILHGAGDCSYSWMHVRKEISKFTRVITYDRAGMGSSDLGPVPTPDHTVIELQNLLETAGGQGPYVLVGHSLGGLIARLYALKYPNQVAGLVLLDSTHESLKEDVKFKQGFAIIGVMLKTMRLVSPFGIPRFLGDVLGVIPMFGNELSYYKRQLDAEEYRLWKGNVYSIFAEKTAGLEFKGAWAHLEAAANQLQNSMEKPQFGDLPIAVVNNPGFGAHWTEMQRELASRSTNHIHKTSDRKGHSLQMPRPEYVIEAIQHVVDQVQERNGRTLAESYHN